The Orrella daihaiensis genome contains the following window.
CTTAGCCCATTCACTGCTTGCACAACTAAAGCGCGATTGGCCCACATACACAGGTAAGGTCCTTGCAGCGCGCTGCTATCAGGAAAAACGAGCCACCTTTGCTGCCCTGCCCGATCTAGTGCGCCCCAAATGCGAAACACCCAACCCACGAATCGCCTTGGCTGGCGACTGGACCGACACCGGCTATCCTGCAGTGATTGAAGGCGCTGTCCTTAGCGGCATAAAGGCCGTCCATCATCTCGCTCGCTTAAGAACAGATCAGACATTAACCGCGCAAAGCCTGTAATGTCCACCAACCCAAGGCGGTCATGGCAAGACAACCGAACAACGATGCTGCAGCATACGTGACGCCTAGGCCAATGCGGCCTTGCTCAAAAAAAGTCACCGTCTCGGCTGAGAAGGTAGAAAAAGTCGTGAGGGCCCCAAGCAACCCCGTGATGAGAAACAACCTAACGTGGGCTGGCCAATCAGGGTTCAAAATGCCGTATGCCAAGGTAAGTCCGATAATGTATGAGCCACTTAAGTTGGCTACCCAAGTACCGATCGGAAAACGATCAGGACCAGGGTTCAGCAATAACCCTAGCGTCCACCTGCCCCAGGCTCCCACTGCAGCACCCGCGCCGATCGCCAAAAAATTTGCGAGTGTCCATGGGCTCTGAGTCATCTCATCAAACCTTGGCGTGATCCTTGATGTAGTCCCGAACACTGGCTACATCACAAGGTAGCTCAACAACACGTTGTGGTCTGGATTCAAGGTCTTCAAGACCTGGCGGGCGCGGTGCCGGCCTACCCAATGCCTGTTCAATCGTCTCGGAAAACTTGGCAGGCAATGCCGTTTCCAATACCAGCATGGGAATACCGGGCTCGACATAATGGCTTGCCACTTTAACGCCATCGGCCGTGTGTGGATCTATCAACATACCGGACTCATCAAACACACGACGTATGGTTGATAGACGATTCTCATGTGAACTAACACCGGCTACAAAGCCATAATCACGCTCAAACCGATCGAGATAGGCTGACAAATCAAAATATCCGTCAGTTGCCAATTGCTGCCACAGGGACTTCACCTTGGCAGCATCACCTTCGAGCAAATCGTAAACAAACCGCTCAAAGTTCGACGCGCGTGAGATATCCATCGAAGGGCTCGACGTGGCATGGGTTTGCGCTGGCAAACGTGGCCGATAAATACCTGTCCGAAAAAACTCCTCAAGAACATTATTCTCGTTGGTGGCCAACACCAGACGACGAATCGGCAACCCCATTCGTCTGGCAATGTGGCCTGACAATATATTGCCGAAATTCCCCGACGGCACTGCAAATGACACTTGTTGATTGGGACCGGTGGTCGACCGCAACCATCCCCAGAAATAATAGACAATTTGCGCCGCAATCCGTGCCCAATTGATCGAGTTCACAGCACCTAGGCGATACGTTTGCTTGAAATCAAGATCACCTGCCAAGGCTTTGACAATGTCTTGGGCCTCATCAAACACCCCTCGCACTGCCAGATTGTGGATATTTTCATCCATCAGGCTATACATCTGCGCACGTTGAAATGCACTCATGCGGCCATGGGGCGACAGCATAAAGACAGCCACACCTGGCTTGCTGCGCATGGCATATTCAGCGGCAGACCCCGTATCGCCAGAGGTTGCGCCCAAAATATTGAGTGTTGTGCCACGCGCATTCAGCACGTAGGGGAAAACCTGCCCGAGAAACTGCATGGCGATATCTTTAAAAGCCAGCGTTGGTCCTTCGGACACGCCAAGAAGGTACAACCCGTCATTTAGTTCACGAACATCTACAATCGATTCGCTACGAAACAAAGAAGGGTTGTATGCAGCTGCTGTTATCGACTTCAAATCCACTGCATTGATGTCAGTCACAAAGTAACTCAAGACTTCAGCCGCGAGCTCTGGGTACGACAATGATCGCCATTGTTCGAGCACTTGGGTTGAGATGATGGGCAAAGATTCTGGCACGGCCAAGCCACCATCAGGTGCCAAACCCTCAAGCAGTACATCTTGAAACATCTGGGACTGCATACCCCCGCGGGTCGAGATGTATTTCATCAGAAGGACTCCACACGCAGACGTGTAACAGCCGAGCGCATGAAAGGCATCGCTTCAACGGCTTTAGTGGCTGCCAGTACGTTTTTCTCCAAGGCGAGGTGGGTCATGAAAATCAAAGTTGCCACGCCATCAGCTGCAGGCTCCTGAATCATGGAGCCAATCGAAATCTCGTTGTCTGCAAGGACTCGCGCAACCTCAGCAAGCACACCAGGGGCGTCATTGACCGTCATTCTCAGGTAGTACCCACATCGAACGTCCTCGATTGGCAGCACTGGAATATCCACCATCGACTCGGGCTGAAATGCAAGATGTGGAACCCTGTGTTCAGGATCAGCAGTGTGGAGCCGTGTGACGTCAACCAAGTCTGCGACTACAGCGGAGGCTGTTGGTTCTTCACCGGCACCTTTGCCATAGTAAAGCGTTTGCCCGACTGCATCACCATTGACCAATACGGCATTCATGGCATCCTCGACATTAGCTAGCATGCTGTTAGCAGGCACAAGCGTTGGATGCACACGCAGTTCAATACCCTCAGGGCGCCTGCGTGTAATTCCTAAAAGTTTGATCCGAAACCCAAGCCGCTCAGCGATACTGATATCCTGATCATCGACATGCGTGATACCTTCAACATAAGCCCGAGACAACTGAACAGGAATACCAAAGGCCATTGATGCAAGCAACGTGAGCTTTTGCGCAGCATCAAACCCTTCAACGTCCGAGGTAGGATCAGCTTCAGCATATCCAAGCTGCTGCGCTTGGGATAGAGCTTGCTCAAAGCTGATCGAGCGATTGCGCATTTCGGTAAGAATGTAATTAGTGGTGCCATTGATGATGCCAGCGATCCACTCAATCCGGTTAGCCGTCAAACCTTCACGGATTGCTTTGATAATGGGTATACCTCCAGCAACGGCAGCTTCGAACGCCACCATCACGCCCTTGGCTGAGGCGGCTTCAAAGATTTCCGTGCCGTGTGTCGCGAGCAACGCTTTGTTGGCAGTCACGACATGTTTACCCTGACCAATCGCAGCAAGCACAAGTTCACGCGCCAAGGTCGTGCCGCCGATCAGTTCTACCACGATATCAACCTGTGGGTTTGATACGACCTCGGTCGGATCGTTCGTGATCGAAACCGCATCGCCCACCCTTGCGCGTGCTTTCGCCACATCCCGGACAGCCACGTGCACGATTTCGATTTGCCGTCCCGCCCGTCGACTAATCTCTTCCGCATTTCGTTGCAAGACGCTCCAGGTGCCGCCACCAACAACACCTAAACCAAGCAAACCAACTTTAATTGACTCCATTAAAGCAACCCATCCTTTCGAAACATTTCCTTGATACCGCGCACAGCCTGCCGGATGCGTTGCTCGTTCTCTATAAGGGCAAAGCGCACATATTCATCGCCTTGGTCACCAAACCCAATACCTGGAGACACTGCAACTTTGGCCATTTCCAGAACTCGTTTAGAGAACTCCAGAGATCCCATATCCCGATAGGCTGGAGGGATATGGGCCCAGATGTACATAGAGGCCTTGGGGACCTCTACATCCCAACCCGCTTCCTGTAACCCTTTGGCCAAGACATCCCGCCGTCGCTGGTATTTCTCGACAATCTCAGCCACCGCATCCTGCGGACCATCGAGCGCTGCAATGGCGGCAACTTGAAGAGGGGTGAACGTACCGTAATCGTGATAACTCTTGATGCGCGCTAGTGCGTTGACCAATTCAGCATTGCCCACCATGAAACCGATGCGCCAGCCGGCCATGTTGTAACTCTTGCTCATCGTAAAGAATTCGACGGCGACATCACGGGCACCCGGTACTTGCATGATTGACGGCGCCTGATAACCATCAAAGCAAATATCTGCATACGCCAAATCATGAACGACCAGAATATTGTGTGCTTTGGCCAGTGCAATCACGCGCTCGAAA
Protein-coding sequences here:
- the crcB gene encoding fluoride efflux transporter CrcB; its protein translation is MTQSPWTLANFLAIGAGAAVGAWGRWTLGLLLNPGPDRFPIGTWVANLSGSYIIGLTLAYGILNPDWPAHVRLFLITGLLGALTTFSTFSAETVTFFEQGRIGLGVTYAAASLFGCLAMTALGWWTLQALRG
- the thrC gene encoding threonine synthase, producing MKYISTRGGMQSQMFQDVLLEGLAPDGGLAVPESLPIISTQVLEQWRSLSYPELAAEVLSYFVTDINAVDLKSITAAAYNPSLFRSESIVDVRELNDGLYLLGVSEGPTLAFKDIAMQFLGQVFPYVLNARGTTLNILGATSGDTGSAAEYAMRSKPGVAVFMLSPHGRMSAFQRAQMYSLMDENIHNLAVRGVFDEAQDIVKALAGDLDFKQTYRLGAVNSINWARIAAQIVYYFWGWLRSTTGPNQQVSFAVPSGNFGNILSGHIARRMGLPIRRLVLATNENNVLEEFFRTGIYRPRLPAQTHATSSPSMDISRASNFERFVYDLLEGDAAKVKSLWQQLATDGYFDLSAYLDRFERDYGFVAGVSSHENRLSTIRRVFDESGMLIDPHTADGVKVASHYVEPGIPMLVLETALPAKFSETIEQALGRPAPRPPGLEDLESRPQRVVELPCDVASVRDYIKDHAKV
- a CDS encoding homoserine dehydrogenase, whose amino-acid sequence is MESIKVGLLGLGVVGGGTWSVLQRNAEEISRRAGRQIEIVHVAVRDVAKARARVGDAVSITNDPTEVVSNPQVDIVVELIGGTTLARELVLAAIGQGKHVVTANKALLATHGTEIFEAASAKGVMVAFEAAVAGGIPIIKAIREGLTANRIEWIAGIINGTTNYILTEMRNRSISFEQALSQAQQLGYAEADPTSDVEGFDAAQKLTLLASMAFGIPVQLSRAYVEGITHVDDQDISIAERLGFRIKLLGITRRRPEGIELRVHPTLVPANSMLANVEDAMNAVLVNGDAVGQTLYYGKGAGEEPTASAVVADLVDVTRLHTADPEHRVPHLAFQPESMVDIPVLPIEDVRCGYYLRMTVNDAPGVLAEVARVLADNEISIGSMIQEPAADGVATLIFMTHLALEKNVLAATKAVEAMPFMRSAVTRLRVESF
- the alaC gene encoding alanine transaminase, whose amino-acid sequence is MKHFPRIERLPPYVFNITGELKMAARRRGEDIIDMSMGNPDGPTPDHIVDKLVEASRRPTTHGYSVSKGIPRLRKAITDWYARRYDVSFDPNSEAIVTIGSKEGLAHLMLATLDAGDTVLVPNPSYPIHIYGAVIAGANIRSVRMTPGTDFFAELERAVSESIPKPKMMILGFPSNPTAQCVDLSFFERVIALAKAHNILVVHDLAYADICFDGYQAPSIMQVPGARDVAVEFFTMSKSYNMAGWRIGFMVGNAELVNALARIKSYHDYGTFTPLQVAAIAALDGPQDAVAEIVEKYQRRRDVLAKGLQEAGWDVEVPKASMYIWAHIPPAYRDMGSLEFSKRVLEMAKVAVSPGIGFGDQGDEYVRFALIENEQRIRQAVRGIKEMFRKDGLL